A segment of the Bacteriovorax sp. PP10 genome:
TCTTGGGTAGAGATAGGGCATGAAATTTTTAAAAGGCCTATGCATCTCTATCGTCTTGGGTAGTCTTTGGGGACTCGCCGGATATGTAGCAGACGTACGCATTCAAAGATTAGAAAGAATTGGGCTGCTTCCGTATGGCCCACTTCCGGCCGTGGCGCCGGTAAGTTATTCTTATGAAGGGCTACCAATGGCCTTCGATTCGTCGCTACCATTAAAGCGCGCGAGTGAATTACCTAAAAAAGAATTCGAAGCCTTACTTATGTCTTCTTTAACTCCAGCAGTTCAAACAGAAATTAAACCTTATATTGGTGCGATTTTAAATTTATCTGTTGAGTATCAAATGGATCCATTTTGGATTGTTTCAATCATTATGGTTGAAAGTAATTTTAAACTGACAGCATTAAGTCATAAAAATGCACGTGGCCTAATGCAAATAAAGCCTGATACGGCACAACATCTTTATCAATTAATGCAAATAACGTTAACTGAAGATCAAGTTTCAGAAAATCTTTATCATCCAGAAAAAAATATTGAAGTCGGTGTTTTTTATTTAAAGAAGCTACTACAAAACTTCCGCATGAATTACCGTTTCGCGACAGTTGCGTATAACATCGGTCCACAAAAACTGAGAAACCGTCTAACTGAAAAAAGCCTAGACGTAGATAACTTCTCTTATCTAGTTAAAGTTAAAGATAGATACATGCTTCTTTCACAAAATTTTTCAAAAATTATTAAACATCGTCCAATGCCTTTTGAAGGTACATACGTGTATTCTGAGCAAGGTTTAAAGATGGAAGAGCGTATAGTAAACCTATTCCCTCAATCTACTTCAGAGAATCTGACGGCAAAATTCTAGAACAATCTCTTTTAATTCCTTACAAGTACTTCATAGCGTCTTTTTTTATCATGCAGGTCTGCTAGATTTATACGATTGAATTTTTTTATGGATATACTACCTTATGTCTCAAACACCGAATTTAGAATCTTCTGAGTATTCTCAGGTTATTGCCATTGATGGACCTTCTGGTTCAGGCAAATCAACTGTTGCTAAAGAATTAGCTCGTGCACTTAATGTTTTATATATTGATACCGGAGCGATGTTCCGCGCACTTGGTTTTTTTGCTGATCAACAGAAGATTGATTTAACTGAAGGCCCAGGCCTTACAAGTTTTTTAAATTCAATCCAAGTAGATTACGGAGTATCACCAACAGTTCTTATCCGTATTAATGGAACAGACCTGACTGAAAAAATCCGTGAGCACCATGTTTCAAAACTGGCCTCAATTATTTCTCAACTCCCATCTGTGAGAAAATACCTTCTGGATTTTCAACGTGCACTTGCTTTAGATAAAGTGTGTGTCATGGAAGGACGAGATATTGGTACAGTTGTTTTCCCAAATTCATTTTGCAAATTTTTTATCACGGCTTCAGTTGATATCCGTGCCATCAGAAGATTAAAACAACTTCAAGAAGGCGGAGACAACAGCATCACTCTTGAGCAAATTAAGGATGACGTAAGAAAGCGCGATGAAACAGATATGAATAGAGTTGTGGCGCCATTAAAAAAAGCAGACGATGCGATGTTGCTTGATACAACAGACCTGAATCTTGCCGACACCAT
Coding sequences within it:
- a CDS encoding lytic transglycosylase domain-containing protein, coding for MKFLKGLCISIVLGSLWGLAGYVADVRIQRLERIGLLPYGPLPAVAPVSYSYEGLPMAFDSSLPLKRASELPKKEFEALLMSSLTPAVQTEIKPYIGAILNLSVEYQMDPFWIVSIIMVESNFKLTALSHKNARGLMQIKPDTAQHLYQLMQITLTEDQVSENLYHPEKNIEVGVFYLKKLLQNFRMNYRFATVAYNIGPQKLRNRLTEKSLDVDNFSYLVKVKDRYMLLSQNFSKIIKHRPMPFEGTYVYSEQGLKMEERIVNLFPQSTSENLTAKF
- the cmk gene encoding (d)CMP kinase, whose protein sequence is MSQTPNLESSEYSQVIAIDGPSGSGKSTVAKELARALNVLYIDTGAMFRALGFFADQQKIDLTEGPGLTSFLNSIQVDYGVSPTVLIRINGTDLTEKIREHHVSKLASIISQLPSVRKYLLDFQRALALDKVCVMEGRDIGTVVFPNSFCKFFITASVDIRAIRRLKQLQEGGDNSITLEQIKDDVRKRDETDMNRVVAPLKKADDAMLLDTTDLNLADTINILSNEVKFRAAHLGFKL